The following proteins are encoded in a genomic region of bacterium:
- a CDS encoding 4Fe-4S dicluster domain-containing protein, which translates to MKQMLIDKKDMAGLLTELTGKMAVIAPVMKGGNLLFEPITDGQEAVLDSANTRLSPKDALFPQCEKMMSFTTDRQSEEAFIMKDIEPLEQGQVIFAVRPCDAAGLVILDKVFNQGGQAYEDAYYLRRREKTTVVGLACNKPLLTCFCASFDKGGPFATEGLDVLLTEVGDKYVATVLTDKGEALLKDKKGLSEADSASIDKANKIKDAAVKSVDSGVATDKIKGKTTMELFDDPSWDAFYEICIACGVCTYSCPTCHCFDIQDEVIDTEGVRMRHWDSCMFPIFTVHATGHNPRPTKKERFRQRFMHKFKYFQEKFDRMACVGCGRCIQLCPVNIDVRQLVKRMNS; encoded by the coding sequence ATGAAACAGATGCTAATCGATAAGAAAGATATGGCCGGCTTATTAACAGAACTGACGGGTAAAATGGCCGTAATTGCCCCTGTTATGAAAGGGGGTAATCTCCTGTTTGAGCCTATTACTGACGGCCAGGAAGCCGTGCTTGATTCAGCCAATACACGACTGTCACCTAAAGATGCTCTGTTCCCCCAATGTGAGAAGATGATGTCCTTTACCACTGACCGGCAGTCAGAAGAGGCCTTCATTATGAAGGATATAGAGCCTCTGGAACAGGGTCAGGTGATATTTGCGGTCCGGCCCTGTGATGCGGCCGGCTTAGTTATCCTGGACAAAGTCTTTAACCAGGGCGGGCAGGCATATGAGGATGCCTATTATCTGCGGCGTCGGGAGAAGACGACGGTAGTCGGCCTGGCTTGTAACAAGCCCCTTTTAACTTGCTTTTGTGCCTCTTTTGATAAGGGTGGCCCCTTTGCGACAGAGGGACTGGATGTGCTTCTAACCGAGGTGGGAGATAAATATGTGGCCACGGTGTTGACGGATAAGGGCGAGGCCCTGCTGAAAGATAAAAAGGGTCTGTCAGAGGCTGATTCTGCTTCAATTGATAAGGCCAACAAAATCAAGGACGCTGCCGTGAAATCGGTTGATTCAGGTGTGGCCACGGATAAGATTAAGGGCAAAACCACGATGGAGCTTTTTGATGATCCCTCCTGGGATGCCTTCTATGAAATATGCATCGCCTGCGGTGTTTGCACCTATAGTTGTCCTACCTGTCATTGCTTTGACATCCAGGATGAGGTGATAGATACGGAAGGTGTCCGGATGCGCCATTGGGACTCCTGTATGTTTCCCATTTTCACCGTCCATGCCACCGGCCATAATCCCAGACCGACCAAGAAAGAACGATTCAGACAGCGGTTTATGCACAAGTTTAAGTATTTCCAGGAAAAATTTGACCGGATGGCCTGTGTTGGCTGCGGACGGTGTATCCAGTTGTGTCCGGTTAATATAGATGTCCGCCAATTAGTCAAAAGAATGAACAGCTAA
- a CDS encoding 4Fe-4S ferredoxin: protein MQDISNKIREIAGHLLAENKVEAVVGFRPGTIPLISAPTVVRTEAEAAGLHWDRFCGVNLANYLPKRTEKMAVIAKGCDSRSIVGLVVENQIKRENVYIIGVPCTGMIDRAKVMRVAGSLEVELVEDGEQVVVKAGGKESTVALSDILQDNCQGCQHRNPVVFDELIGAKVDETAGGDIDTAVAKIEAMTADERWRHFEEMYSTCIRCYACRNACPLCYCEQCFVDDSQPQWCGKSTNPVDVKTFHIFRAYHCSGRCTDCGACKRACPVGINVRELTRKLEKEVKGLFGYEAGLSLEAIPPLGVYTEKDPQGFIK, encoded by the coding sequence ATGCAAGACATATCTAATAAGATAAGAGAGATAGCCGGCCATCTGTTGGCAGAAAACAAGGTTGAGGCGGTGGTTGGGTTCAGGCCTGGGACTATTCCGCTAATCAGTGCTCCCACCGTGGTTCGAACAGAGGCAGAAGCCGCCGGCCTTCATTGGGATCGCTTCTGCGGGGTCAATCTGGCTAATTATCTGCCCAAAAGGACAGAGAAAATGGCGGTGATTGCTAAGGGATGCGATAGTCGAAGCATTGTTGGCCTGGTCGTGGAGAACCAGATCAAAAGGGAGAATGTTTATATCATTGGTGTGCCGTGTACCGGGATGATTGACCGGGCAAAGGTTATGAGAGTGGCGGGAAGTCTGGAGGTTGAGTTGGTTGAGGATGGTGAGCAGGTGGTTGTTAAGGCTGGGGGTAAAGAAAGCACGGTGGCCTTGAGCGATATTCTACAGGATAACTGCCAGGGTTGTCAGCATCGCAATCCAGTGGTGTTTGATGAACTGATCGGGGCTAAGGTTGATGAAACAGCCGGCGGTGATATAGATACGGCTGTGGCAAAGATTGAGGCTATGACGGCGGATGAGCGCTGGAGGCATTTTGAGGAGATGTATTCAACCTGCATCCGCTGCTATGCCTGTCGAAATGCCTGTCCGCTCTGTTATTGCGAGCAGTGCTTTGTGGATGATTCCCAACCCCAGTGGTGTGGTAAGTCAACCAATCCGGTGGATGTGAAGACCTTCCATATCTTCAGGGCCTACCACTGTTCCGGTCGCTGCACAGACTGCGGCGCCTGTAAAAGGGCATGTCCGGTGGGAATCAATGTCCGGGAGTTAACCAGAAAGCTGGAGAAAGAAGTCAAGGGGCTTTTTGGGTATGAGGCCGGCCTGAGTCTTGAGGCCATACCACCGCTGGGGGTGTATACGGAGAAAGACCCACAGGGGTTTATTAAATAA